From the genome of Vicia villosa cultivar HV-30 ecotype Madison, WI linkage group LG2, Vvil1.0, whole genome shotgun sequence, one region includes:
- the LOC131646857 gene encoding uncharacterized protein LOC131646857 — protein sequence MDFKNISSSPPSSLEFNMNTDHNTNTHSHNLSLKDSSSSFATHNYGSHAPGILKAMKILKAQFSNSNALTSSPSAYNNEDVINSYNNTMQMNVFYDAYHPNLLVTGSSQSHELRYDQTAVVSVDRVASARVYFKKKNTDDGRTHSLPHKKYGPYTCPKCYQVLATSQKFASHVTSNHYKFESPKERKKRCMSRTNKKSNIQIHKQTTYVPAAPSTYQPYVASLVNNEDQIQTQSLLALPLNGV from the coding sequence ATGGATTTCAAAAACATATCATCATCTCCTCCTTCTTCTCTAGAATTCAACATGAACACTGACCACAACACAAATACACACTCTCACAATCTTTCATTGAAAGATTCTTCATCATCATTCGCTACCCATAATTACGGTAGTCATGCTCCTGGAATCCTGAAAGCAATGAAAATTCTTAAAGCTCAATTTTCTAATTCTAATGCGTTAACATCATCGCCATCAGCTTATAATAATGAGGATGTTATCAACAGTTACAACAACACTATGCAGATGAATGTTTTTTATGATGCTTATCATCCTAATCTCCTTGTCACGGGATCATCACAGTCACATGAACTACGTTACGATCAGACAGCTGTTGTTTCTGTAGATCGTGTTGCTTCGgccagggtttatttcaaaaagaAGAATACTGATGATGGTAGAACCCACAGCTTACCACACAAAAAATACGGACCGTACACATGTCCAAAATGCTACCAAGTGTTAGCTACTTCGCAGAAATTTGCTTCTCATGTCACATCAAATCACTACAAGTTTGAGAGTccgaaagagagaaaaaagagatGCATGTCAAGGACAAATAAGAAATCAAATATCCAAATACATAAGCAAACTACTTATGTTCCAGCTGCTCCATCTACTTATCAACCATATGTTGCTTCTCTCGTAAATAATGAAGATCAAATTCAAACTCAGTCTCTTTTGGCGCTTCCTCTCAATGGAGTTTAA